The following are from one region of the Heliangelus exortis chromosome 29, bHelExo1.hap1, whole genome shotgun sequence genome:
- the GJC1 gene encoding gap junction gamma-1 protein, with amino-acid sequence MSWSFLTRLLEEIHNHSTFVGKIWLTVLIVFRIVLTAVGGESIYYDEQSKFVCNTEQPGCENVCYDAFAPLSHVRFWVFQIILIATPSVMYLGYAVHKIARMVEHGDTERRSRGKTFSVRWKQHRGLEETEEDHEEDPMMYPEMELESERENKEQQPPAKAKHDGRRRIREDGLMKIYVLQLLARTTFEIGFLVGQYFLYGFEVSPMFVCSRKPCPHKIDCFISRPTEKTIFLLIMYGVSCMCLLLNVWEMLHLGFGTIRDTLNNKRKELEDSGTYNYPFTWNTPSAPPGYNIAVKPEQLQYTDLSNAKMAYKQNKANIAQEQQYGSNEENIPADLETLQREIKVAQERLDLAIQAYNNQNNPSGSREKKSKAGSNKSSASSKSGDGKNSVWI; translated from the coding sequence ATGAGTTGGAGTTTCCTGACCCGCCTGCTAGAGGAGATCCACAACCACTCCACCTTTGTGGGTAAGATCTGGCTGACGGTGCTGATCGTGTTCCGGATCGTCCTGACTGCTGTGGGAGGAGAATCCATTTACTACGACGAGCAGAGCAAGTTTGTGTGCAACACGGAGCAGCCAGGCTGTGAGAATGTTTGCTACGATGCTTTTGCTCCTCTCTCCCACGTGAGGTTTTGGGTCTTTCAGATCATCCTCATCGCCACCCCCTCCGTCATGTACCTGGGATACGCCGTCCACAAGATCGCCCGGATGGTGGAACACGGGGACACCGAGAGGAGATCCAGAGGCAAAACCTTCTCCGTGCGCTGGAAACAACACCGGGGCTTGGAGGAAACTGAGGAGGACCACGAGGAGGACCCAATGATGTACCCAGAGATGGAGCTGGAGAGCGAGCGGGAGAacaaagagcagcagccccCTGCCAAAGCCAAGCACGACGGCCGGAGGCGGATCCGGGAAGATGGGCTCATGAAAATCTAcgtcctgcagctgctggcgAGGACCACGTTTGAGATTGGCTTCCTGGTGGGTCAGTATTTTCTGTATGGCTTCGAGGTCAGCCCCATGTTTGTCTGCAGCAGGAAGCCGTGCCCCCACAAAATCGATTGTTTCATTTCCAGGCCAACCGAGAAGACCATTTTCCTGCTGATAATGTACGGGGTGAGCTGCATGTGTTTACTTTTGAATGTCTGGGAGATGCTCCATTTGGGATTTGGCACAATCCGGGACACGCTGAACAATAAGAGGAAAGAGCTGGAAGACTCTGGTACCTACAATTACCCTTTCACTTGGAACACACCCTCTGCTCCTCCGGGCTACAACATCGCTGTCaaaccagagcagctgcagtACACGGACCTGTCCAACGCCAAGATGGCCTACAAGCAGAACAAAGCCAACATAGCTCAGGAACAGCAGTATGGAAGCAATGAAGAGAACATTCCTGCCGACCTGGAAACTCTGCAGAGGGAAATCAAAGTGGCTCAGGAGCGCCTGGACCTCGCCATCCAGGCTTACAACAACCAAAACAATCCCAGCGGttccagagagaagaaatcCAAAGCTGGCTCCAACaaaagcagtgccagcagcaagTCAGGAGATGGGAAGAACTCTGTCTGGATTTAA